The following DNA comes from Amycolatopsis albispora.
CAGTTGCAGTGGCACCTGGAGCGCCAGCTGCGGTCGCTGCCGCTGGTGGAGCGACGTGCCCGCGATGCCGAGGTCACCGGGAAGTAGGGTCGGGTGGAAACGTACCCGCCCGAATGACCTGGAGGACGACCGTGCGGCTCAGGGGACGCTCCACACCGGCGTCGCAGGTGCCCTTGCGGGCGCCCGAACCGCATCCTTCGGGGGCGCGGCCGCCGGAGATCCCGGCCGAGCTGGTGCCCAACCACGTCGCGCTGGTGATGGACGGCAACGGTCGGTGGGCCAACCAGCGCGGCCTGCCGCGGATCGAGGGGCACAAGCGCGGCGAGGCGGTGATGATCGACGTCGCCAGCGGCGCGGTGGAACTCGGCGTGAAGTGGCTGTCGGTGTACGCCTTCTCCACCGAGAACTGGAAGCGCAGCCCGGAGGAGGTGCGCTTCCTGATGGGCTTCAACCGCGACACCATCCGCCGCCAGGTCGACTACCTCGGCTCGATCGGGGTGCGCATCCGCTGGGCCGGTCGCCGGCCGCGGCTGTGGCGCAGCGTGATCAACGAGCTGCAGGCGGCCGAGGAGAAGACCAGGCACAACACCACGCTGAACATGACCATGTGCGTGAACTACGGCGGCCGCGCCGAGATCGCCGACGGGGTGCGGCGCATCGCGCAGCTGGCCGCCGAGGGCAAGATCAACCCGGACAAGGTCGACGAGCGCACCATCGCCAAGTACCTGTACCAGCCGGAGATGCCGGACGTGGACCTGTTCCTGCGCCCGTCCGGGGAGCTGCGTACCTCGAACTTCATGCTGTGGCAGTCGGCTTATGCCGAGTTCGTCTTCCAGGACACCCTTTTTCCCGACTTCGACCGCCGCCAGCTGTGGGCGGCCTGCCTCGAGTACGCCAAACGTGACCGGCGATTCGGTGCCGCGGTGGACGCGGCGTCGTCGGCCGGAGGAGCCTGATGACCACCGAAGCCGCGGACACCGCGAACCTGCTCACCCTCGCCCGCTCGTCGCTCGAGCGCTACCTCGATGTGCACGTCGACGACGACGGGGCGCTCACCTTCATGCACGCGGACGTGCCGTGCGTGGTGCAGGCGACGCGCCTGGCCGACGGGCTGACCGTGCTGAGCCTGACCTGCGTGGTGGCCTGGGACCTGCCGGACGACCAGTCGATCGCGGCTTCCGCGGCGGAGCGCGCCGGGCAGGGCCTGTTCGGCACGCTGGGCGTGGTACACACCGAGCGGGGGATGGACGTCACCCTGCGTTACGCCTTTCCGGCTGAGGGCATGGACCCGTCTCCGCTGGGCACGCTGCTGATGCTGGTGGTTTCGACCGC
Coding sequences within:
- a CDS encoding isoprenyl transferase, which produces MRLRGRSTPASQVPLRAPEPHPSGARPPEIPAELVPNHVALVMDGNGRWANQRGLPRIEGHKRGEAVMIDVASGAVELGVKWLSVYAFSTENWKRSPEEVRFLMGFNRDTIRRQVDYLGSIGVRIRWAGRRPRLWRSVINELQAAEEKTRHNTTLNMTMCVNYGGRAEIADGVRRIAQLAAEGKINPDKVDERTIAKYLYQPEMPDVDLFLRPSGELRTSNFMLWQSAYAEFVFQDTLFPDFDRRQLWAACLEYAKRDRRFGAAVDAASSAGGA